The following coding sequences are from one Roseburia hominis A2-183 window:
- a CDS encoding sensor histidine kinase, which yields MKRGFSLKSRLYMLLLICVVPLTILLAYLLIMTNKISSEYDGIVRRITKANAYNINFKEDMDYVMYIIVVNSERAEELVDTEQPHRMIQAAREVFGELYEEADSEYAANRLSSILKSLDTLEDRVEEIEKDALVTGLYETNMERLDLNIRVLTELIQEQIQYYIYYETTNMEELRMGIRADVESAITAITVILVLILLGAWMVSRRIVRGITEPIQRLCEAAQAAGSGDFAIRAQDEELDELSVLNSSFNQMVEEIGHLVEDIRVEELNLRAAELRVLQEQINPHFLYNTLDNIIWLAESKDTEQVVRMVSSLSSFFRTTLSKGREFITVKEEEQHIRSYLEIQQFRYRDILEYEIAIPEELYEYEIIKLTLQPLVENALYHGIKNKRGGGHIRVSGVLCQDVMIFKVQDDGIGMDGARLAQVCAMLRDGEQEPEQEETGGFGLFNVNQRIQLNYGREYGLKIQSTYGQGTEIWVRIPCRAEKIKRKRNISKKITPFEENTAKL from the coding sequence TTGAAGAGAGGGTTTTCACTAAAGAGCAGGCTCTATATGCTGCTGCTGATCTGTGTGGTGCCGCTGACCATACTTCTGGCGTATCTTCTGATTATGACGAACAAGATTTCCTCCGAGTATGACGGGATTGTCAGGAGAATCACAAAGGCAAACGCGTACAACATCAATTTCAAGGAGGACATGGACTACGTGATGTATATTATCGTAGTCAATTCGGAGCGTGCCGAGGAGCTGGTGGACACGGAGCAGCCGCACCGGATGATACAGGCCGCGCGGGAGGTGTTCGGCGAGCTCTATGAGGAGGCAGATTCCGAGTACGCCGCGAACCGGCTGTCAAGCATACTAAAGAGTCTTGACACGCTGGAGGATCGTGTGGAGGAGATCGAGAAGGATGCGCTTGTGACCGGGCTTTATGAGACGAACATGGAGCGTCTGGATCTGAATATCCGCGTCCTGACGGAGCTGATACAGGAGCAGATCCAGTATTATATCTACTATGAGACAACGAACATGGAGGAGCTGCGGATGGGAATCCGCGCGGATGTGGAGAGTGCCATCACGGCGATCACAGTGATTCTCGTCCTGATACTGCTCGGGGCATGGATGGTCAGCAGGAGGATTGTGCGGGGCATCACGGAGCCCATCCAGCGGCTGTGTGAGGCTGCGCAGGCAGCGGGAAGCGGGGATTTTGCGATCCGGGCGCAGGACGAGGAGCTGGATGAGCTCTCGGTTCTGAACAGCAGCTTTAACCAGATGGTGGAGGAGATCGGGCATCTCGTGGAGGATATACGCGTGGAGGAGCTGAATCTGCGCGCGGCGGAGCTGCGCGTGCTGCAGGAGCAGATCAACCCGCATTTTCTGTACAATACACTGGACAACATCATCTGGCTCGCGGAGTCGAAGGACACGGAGCAGGTCGTGAGGATGGTGTCGTCCCTGTCAAGCTTTTTTCGGACAACCTTAAGCAAGGGGCGGGAGTTCATCACGGTAAAGGAGGAGGAGCAGCACATCCGCAGCTACTTAGAGATCCAGCAGTTCCGCTACAGGGATATACTGGAATATGAGATTGCGATTCCGGAGGAGCTCTATGAATATGAGATCATCAAGCTGACGCTCCAGCCGCTTGTGGAGAATGCGCTCTACCACGGCATCAAGAACAAGCGCGGCGGCGGACATATCCGGGTGTCCGGTGTACTCTGCCAGGATGTCATGATTTTCAAGGTGCAGGATGACGGAATCGGAATGGACGGTGCGCGGCTTGCGCAGGTGTGCGCCATGCTCCGCGACGGGGAGCAGGAGCCGGAGCAGGAGGAGACGGGCGGCTTCGGACTGTTCAATGTCAACCAGCGTATCCAGCTCAATTATGGCAGGGAGTACGGACTGAAGATACAGAGCACCTACGGGCAGGGCACCGAGATCTGGGTGCGGATTCCGTGCCGGGCAGAGAAAATCAAAAG
- a CDS encoding glycoside hydrolase family 13 protein, whose product MNLAEITHRAYFLDCYPLDERHLKISIQTGKDVDEVILWAGDPYSAGIAENEQNWQGERVPMELERELAHRNVYSAVLTPVYRRVKYHFEITGGGESVCLYEDGFVKAAERFPADRMIQRFIYPWMNRADIMKVPEWAENIVWYQIFPDRFCRKNPGEKRHSCREWACQEDATWKEFYGGDLAGIRSRLAYIADLGVGGIYLNPILWSDSNHRYDTIDYHSVEPDIGTEEELKALITEAHALGLRVMIDAVFNHCGAKCALWQDVLEKGPQSDYYHWFCVNRWPIDERTHATKRGDYFSFAFVDNMPKFDTSEPDVMEYLTGIAKHWVCDWKVDGIRFDVGNEISHAFLKHLRLELKKCNPKLFLLGEIWHDSFPWLLGDEYDSTMNYPFLACVNNFWADAVQSGMDFMHGINQCYSMYYEQVNRVLFNLLDSHDTDRLMERCHGNADTFLAQLAILFTMQGAPGIYYGTEIGMDGGGTKANRKCMPWEEIDAGSFAELTGQVKRLIAMRRQYPQTRSGNVMWDVREDSRLLHYYKKKEGQKTLEVCINAGEEPVRTGERGLPEPEDCLFANGLEHGSLRPQGVFIRLV is encoded by the coding sequence ATGAATCTGGCAGAAATTACACATCGGGCGTATTTTTTAGACTGCTATCCGCTTGATGAGAGACATTTAAAAATAAGTATTCAGACAGGAAAAGATGTGGACGAGGTGATCCTCTGGGCGGGCGACCCGTATTCCGCCGGGATTGCCGAGAACGAGCAGAACTGGCAGGGCGAGCGGGTGCCGATGGAACTGGAGCGGGAACTGGCGCACAGAAATGTATATAGTGCCGTCCTCACACCGGTGTACCGCAGAGTCAAGTACCATTTTGAGATCACCGGCGGCGGGGAGAGCGTCTGCCTGTATGAGGATGGATTTGTGAAAGCGGCAGAGCGCTTTCCAGCGGACCGGATGATCCAGCGTTTTATCTATCCGTGGATGAACCGGGCGGACATTATGAAGGTGCCGGAATGGGCGGAGAATATCGTGTGGTATCAGATTTTCCCGGATCGTTTCTGCAGAAAAAATCCAGGAGAAAAGCGTCATTCCTGCCGGGAATGGGCTTGTCAGGAGGATGCAACATGGAAGGAGTTTTACGGGGGTGATCTGGCGGGAATCCGCAGCCGCCTTGCCTATATTGCAGACCTCGGCGTCGGAGGTATTTACTTAAATCCGATTCTGTGGTCGGATTCCAACCACCGGTACGACACGATCGACTACCACAGCGTGGAGCCGGATATCGGCACGGAGGAAGAACTGAAGGCGTTGATTACGGAGGCGCATGCGCTCGGACTTCGCGTGATGATCGATGCGGTATTTAATCATTGCGGAGCGAAGTGCGCGCTCTGGCAGGACGTGCTGGAAAAGGGACCGCAGTCCGACTATTATCACTGGTTCTGCGTGAACCGCTGGCCGATCGATGAGCGGACCCATGCGACGAAGCGGGGGGATTATTTTTCGTTTGCGTTTGTCGACAATATGCCAAAATTTGATACCAGCGAGCCGGATGTGATGGAGTATCTGACCGGCATTGCGAAGCACTGGGTATGTGACTGGAAGGTTGACGGAATCCGTTTTGATGTCGGCAATGAGATTTCACATGCATTTTTAAAACATCTGCGTCTGGAATTGAAAAAGTGCAATCCAAAGCTTTTCCTGCTCGGCGAGATCTGGCACGATTCTTTCCCGTGGCTGCTCGGCGACGAGTATGATTCGACGATGAACTATCCGTTTCTGGCGTGTGTGAATAACTTCTGGGCAGATGCGGTACAGAGCGGAATGGATTTTATGCATGGCATTAACCAGTGTTACAGCATGTACTACGAGCAGGTGAACCGGGTGCTGTTTAATCTGTTAGATTCCCATGATACGGATCGTCTGATGGAGAGATGTCACGGTAATGCGGATACGTTTCTGGCACAGCTTGCGATTCTGTTCACCATGCAGGGCGCGCCGGGTATCTACTACGGCACCGAGATCGGCATGGACGGAGGCGGAACAAAGGCGAACCGGAAGTGCATGCCGTGGGAGGAGATCGATGCGGGTAGCTTTGCGGAGCTGACCGGACAGGTAAAGCGGCTGATTGCGATGCGCAGGCAGTATCCGCAGACAAGGAGCGGGAACGTGATGTGGGATGTCAGAGAGGATTCCAGATTGTTACATTATTATAAGAAAAAAGAAGGACAAAAAACGCTGGAGGTCTGCATTAACGCCGGGGAGGAACCGGTGCGGACAGGGGAGCGGGGACTGCCGGAGCCGGAGGACTGCCTGTTCGCGAACGGATTGGAGCACGGAAGCTTAAGACCGCAGGGCGTTTTCATAAGATTAGTGTGA
- a CDS encoding response regulator transcription factor, protein MLKVFLAEDEIVMREGIKNNIDWQGEGFEFVGDAGDGELAYPIIQKTRPDILITDIKMPFMDGLELSRLVKHELPETKIILLSGYDEFQYAKEAIDIGITDYLVKPVTGAQLIGTLKKIGQKIEEERGKQKQQTPEEVRSAGRQRLFRHMVSGKHTYASVFQEAKELGLELIAEQYNIMMLQLFSEEKEDVLPEKIKAFEQELEKYMEQSGNLIVAKQGRAEYDFVLKGTGQQSLAETTEQVKSLLAEYFRRETAVEYVAALGTPVERFSELQQCYRQTNLCFSRRYSVERNQILEEETPGETAAEVLEDVKLGELNISSLSQRQAEAFLYTGTREEVSGFVEDYFAQLGDGNVKSIFLRQYVVMDLYVTAVSVLEKSGYKSRDLVERCGDAKEMAAYLTTVEQTREYIKKLFSAVLDLRSEAVDGKYDGIMQKAKTYINDHFEKDGISLNMVAAEVNLSPSHFSTVFGQEMGETFVEYLTRIRMEKAKELLRTTGKKVTEIAFEVGYRDAHYFSNLFKKTQGCTPGEYRSRG, encoded by the coding sequence ATGTTAAAGGTTTTTTTAGCGGAAGATGAGATCGTTATGCGGGAGGGCATAAAGAACAACATCGACTGGCAGGGTGAAGGCTTTGAATTTGTCGGTGACGCGGGCGACGGGGAGCTCGCCTATCCGATCATCCAGAAGACGAGACCGGATATTCTGATCACGGACATTAAGATGCCGTTCATGGATGGACTGGAGCTGAGCCGTCTCGTGAAGCACGAGCTGCCGGAGACCAAGATCATACTCCTGAGCGGGTATGACGAGTTCCAGTATGCAAAAGAGGCAATCGACATCGGAATCACGGATTATCTGGTGAAGCCGGTCACGGGTGCACAGCTGATCGGGACACTCAAGAAGATCGGTCAGAAGATCGAGGAGGAGCGCGGGAAGCAGAAGCAGCAGACGCCGGAGGAGGTGAGATCTGCCGGCAGGCAGCGGCTGTTCCGGCACATGGTCTCCGGAAAGCATACCTATGCGTCGGTGTTCCAGGAGGCGAAGGAACTGGGACTTGAGCTGATTGCGGAGCAGTACAATATCATGATGCTCCAGCTGTTCTCCGAGGAGAAGGAGGATGTCCTGCCGGAGAAGATAAAAGCCTTCGAGCAGGAGCTGGAGAAGTACATGGAGCAGTCCGGCAATCTGATTGTCGCAAAGCAGGGCCGGGCGGAGTACGATTTTGTGCTGAAGGGCACAGGGCAGCAGTCTCTCGCGGAGACGACAGAGCAGGTAAAAAGCCTGCTGGCAGAGTATTTCCGGAGAGAGACGGCGGTGGAGTATGTCGCGGCGCTCGGGACACCGGTGGAGCGTTTCAGCGAGCTGCAGCAGTGCTACCGGCAGACCAACCTGTGCTTTTCCAGACGCTATTCGGTAGAGCGCAACCAGATCCTTGAGGAGGAGACGCCGGGGGAGACTGCGGCGGAGGTTCTGGAGGATGTAAAGCTCGGGGAGCTGAATATCTCCAGCCTGAGTCAGCGGCAGGCAGAGGCTTTTCTGTACACGGGCACTAGGGAGGAGGTGTCCGGCTTCGTGGAGGATTACTTTGCACAGCTCGGGGACGGCAATGTAAAGTCTATCTTCCTGCGCCAGTACGTGGTGATGGATCTGTATGTGACGGCGGTTTCCGTTCTGGAGAAGAGCGGTTACAAGAGCAGGGATCTCGTGGAGCGGTGCGGCGATGCGAAGGAGATGGCAGCCTACCTGACCACGGTTGAGCAGACCAGGGAATATATTAAGAAGCTTTTTTCGGCGGTGCTGGATTTGCGCAGTGAGGCGGTGGACGGAAAATACGACGGCATCATGCAGAAGGCAAAGACCTACATCAACGATCATTTTGAGAAGGACGGGATTTCCCTGAATATGGTCGCAGCGGAGGTAAATCTGAGTCCGAGCCATTTCAGCACGGTATTCGGTCAGGAAATGGGAGAGACGTTCGTAGAATATCTTACAAGAATCCGCATGGAAAAAGCGAAGGAGCTGCTCAGGACGACGGGAAAGAAGGTAACGGAGATTGCCTTTGAGGTGGGCTACCGGGATGCGCATTATTTCAGCAACCTGTTCAAGAAGACGCAGGGCTGCACACCGGGTGAGTACCGCAGCAGAGGGTAA